One window of Sinorhizobium fredii NGR234 genomic DNA carries:
- the rnc gene encoding ribonuclease III gives MKGRSLSAEDRARLETAIGYQFAEKERLDRALTHSSARNARASNYQRLEFLGDRVLGLCVAELLFQTFLDANEGELSVRLNQLVSAESCARVADELSLHEYIRTGSDVKKITGKHMMNVRADVVESLIAAIYLDGGLEAARRFVLRHWTDRAASADGARRDAKTELQEWAHAKFGAAPRYRTDDRSGPDHDPRFTVTVEVDGIAPETGTDRSKRGAEQIAAMRLLEREGVWQKRSAGN, from the coding sequence ATGAAGGGGCGGTCGCTGAGCGCGGAGGATCGGGCAAGGCTCGAGACCGCGATCGGTTATCAGTTCGCCGAGAAGGAGCGCCTCGACCGCGCGCTGACGCATTCGAGCGCCCGCAATGCGCGGGCGAGCAACTATCAGCGGCTTGAATTCCTGGGCGACCGCGTGCTCGGGCTTTGCGTCGCCGAACTTCTGTTCCAGACCTTTCTCGACGCCAATGAGGGAGAGCTGTCGGTTCGCCTGAACCAACTCGTCAGCGCCGAGAGCTGTGCCCGGGTGGCGGATGAGCTGTCGCTGCACGAATACATTCGCACCGGCTCCGACGTGAAGAAGATCACCGGCAAGCACATGATGAATGTGCGGGCCGATGTGGTAGAGTCGCTGATCGCCGCGATCTATCTCGACGGTGGTCTGGAGGCAGCCCGTCGCTTCGTGCTGCGGCACTGGACCGACCGCGCCGCAAGCGCCGACGGTGCGCGGCGCGACGCCAAGACGGAGTTGCAGGAATGGGCGCACGCCAAGTTCGGCGCCGCGCCAAGATACAGGACGGATGATCGCTCCGGTCCCGATCACGATCCGCGCTTCACGGTGACCGTAGAGGTCGACGGGATCGCGCCGGAAACGGGGACCGATCGCTCGAAGCGCGGAGCCGAGCAGATCGCTGCCATGCGATTGCTGGAACGCGAAGGTGTTTGGCAGAAACGGTCTGCCGGAAATTGA
- the era gene encoding GTPase Era, with product MTDKEQDSGAGHTATRSGFVALIGATNAGKSTLVNHLVGAKVSIVSHKVQTTRAIIRGIAIHDNAQIVFMDTPGIFKPRRRLDRAMVTTAWGGAKDADQIVLLIDSERGLRGDAEAILEALKDVPQPKILVLNKIDRVRPEDLLKLAAAANEVVSFERTFMISALNGSGCKDLMDYLATALPEGPWYYPEDQISDLPMRQLAAEITREKLFLRLHQELPYASHVETEKWEERKDGSVRIEQVIYVERDSQKKIALGKGGEAIKAISTAARKEISEILEQPVHLFLFVKVRENWGDDPERFREMGLDFPK from the coding sequence ATGACGGACAAAGAACAGGACTCGGGCGCCGGCCACACGGCGACCCGCTCGGGTTTCGTGGCGCTGATCGGCGCGACGAATGCAGGCAAATCGACTTTGGTGAACCACCTGGTCGGCGCAAAAGTATCGATCGTCAGCCACAAGGTGCAGACGACGCGGGCGATCATTCGTGGAATTGCCATCCACGACAACGCCCAGATCGTCTTCATGGACACGCCCGGCATCTTCAAGCCGCGCCGCCGGCTCGATCGGGCCATGGTGACGACCGCCTGGGGCGGCGCCAAGGACGCCGACCAGATCGTGCTGCTGATCGATAGCGAACGCGGCCTGAGGGGCGATGCCGAAGCGATCCTCGAGGCCCTGAAGGACGTTCCCCAGCCGAAGATCCTGGTGCTCAACAAGATCGACCGGGTGCGCCCGGAAGACCTTTTGAAGCTTGCGGCCGCCGCCAACGAAGTCGTTTCCTTCGAGCGCACCTTCATGATCTCGGCGCTCAACGGCTCCGGCTGCAAGGATCTCATGGATTATCTCGCCACGGCACTGCCGGAGGGGCCGTGGTACTATCCGGAGGACCAGATCTCCGATCTACCGATGCGGCAGCTCGCAGCCGAAATCACCCGCGAGAAGCTGTTCCTGCGCCTGCATCAGGAGCTACCCTACGCGTCTCACGTCGAGACGGAGAAGTGGGAAGAGCGCAAGGACGGCTCGGTGCGCATCGAGCAGGTGATCTATGTCGAGCGCGACAGCCAGAAGAAGATCGCGCTCGGCAAGGGAGGGGAGGCGATCAAGGCGATCTCGACCGCGGCCCGGAAGGAGATCTCCGAGATCCTGGAACAGCCCGTGCATCTCTTCCTGTTCGTGAAGGTGCGCGAGAACTGGGGCGACGATCCGGAGCGGTTCCGCGAAATGGGACTGGATTTTCCAAAGTAG
- a CDS encoding glycerophosphodiester phosphodiesterase family protein, producing the protein MRKLAVIAVAAAIIVAIVWFLNTSYLVTPPAGAAKVLAHRGIHQVYSLDGVGNDTCTAQRIEPPSHAYLENTIGSMRAALDSGAEVIELDVHLTPDRQFAVFHDWTLDCRTNGAGVTEKTPMSKLKTLDIGYGYTADGGKTFPFRGQGEGQMPTLREVFTALPHGRFLINFKSERREEGATLAVMLRIHPEWRKLIFGVYGGRTPTQEALRLVGGLRGYDRQSTMACLGRYAAYGWTGMVPDACRDTLIVVPANYAPFLWGWPSRFAARMRAAGSEIILLGPHRGGEFTSGIDSADELALVPENFSGYVWTNRAETIGPLLNKRLAASNDQK; encoded by the coding sequence ATGAGGAAGCTCGCCGTCATCGCCGTCGCCGCGGCCATCATCGTCGCCATCGTCTGGTTCCTCAACACGTCCTATCTCGTGACACCGCCCGCCGGCGCGGCGAAGGTTCTCGCCCACCGCGGCATTCATCAGGTCTACAGCCTGGACGGGGTGGGCAATGACACCTGCACGGCTCAGCGCATCGAACCTCCGAGCCACGCCTATCTCGAGAATACCATCGGCTCCATGCGCGCCGCGCTCGACAGCGGCGCCGAAGTCATCGAACTGGATGTCCACCTGACGCCCGACCGCCAGTTCGCCGTCTTCCATGATTGGACGCTCGACTGCCGGACCAACGGAGCCGGCGTCACGGAGAAGACGCCGATGTCAAAGCTGAAAACGCTCGACATCGGCTACGGTTACACGGCCGATGGCGGCAAGACCTTTCCCTTCCGCGGCCAAGGGGAGGGCCAGATGCCGACACTCAGAGAGGTCTTCACAGCCCTGCCCCATGGCCGATTCCTGATCAATTTCAAAAGCGAGCGGCGGGAGGAAGGTGCGACGCTTGCCGTGATGCTGCGCATTCACCCGGAGTGGCGCAAACTGATCTTCGGGGTTTATGGCGGCAGAACGCCGACGCAGGAGGCGCTGCGCCTGGTCGGCGGGCTGCGGGGCTATGACCGGCAATCCACCATGGCCTGCCTTGGTCGCTATGCCGCCTATGGCTGGACCGGAATGGTGCCGGACGCCTGCCGCGATACGCTGATCGTCGTGCCCGCCAACTACGCGCCTTTCCTGTGGGGCTGGCCCTCTCGATTTGCCGCCCGGATGCGGGCCGCCGGAAGCGAGATCATCCTGCTCGGCCCCCATCGCGGCGGCGAGTTCACCTCCGGCATCGACAGCGCCGACGAGCTCGCGCTCGTTCCTGAGAATTTTTCCGGCTATGTCTGGACCAACCGGGCCGAGACGATCGGACCACTTCTGAACAAGAGACTGGCGGCCTCGAACGACCAGAAATAG
- a CDS encoding glutathione S-transferase family protein produces the protein MPQLVQGNWVKDDVAASEMKDGAFHREPTRFRQWITIDGRPGPDGQPALVAEAGRYRLFVSYLCPWASRTIAMRNLKGLGEIIGLAVANPVLGEDGWTYDEPVDAGGRVGRIRHHHQLYTASDPTYTGKVSVPVLWDMKEGHIVNNESADILRILNTAFDHLSGNRLDFYPAVLRVAIERWNEPIYASVNNGVYRAGFAKTQAAYDEAVAALFGMLDALDRHLEGNRYLAGEYLTEADIRLFVTLVRFDVAYHGAFKCNVRRIEDYPSLSNYLRELYQWPGIRETVRVDDIKRGYYGLRHINPTGIVPAGPATDFDRPHDRSRLAGLGVFGA, from the coding sequence GTGCCGCAACTCGTCCAGGGAAATTGGGTCAAGGATGATGTCGCCGCAAGCGAGATGAAGGATGGCGCGTTCCATCGCGAGCCGACCCGTTTCCGTCAGTGGATCACCATCGATGGACGACCCGGGCCGGATGGCCAGCCGGCACTGGTCGCCGAAGCGGGACGCTACCGGCTGTTTGTCTCCTATCTATGCCCCTGGGCCTCTCGAACGATCGCAATGCGCAACCTCAAGGGACTGGGCGAGATCATCGGTCTTGCGGTGGCAAATCCCGTGCTCGGGGAAGATGGCTGGACCTATGACGAGCCTGTGGATGCGGGTGGCCGCGTCGGCAGGATCCGCCATCACCACCAGCTCTACACGGCGAGCGACCCGACTTACACCGGCAAGGTCTCCGTCCCTGTGCTTTGGGACATGAAGGAGGGCCACATCGTCAACAACGAGTCGGCCGATATCCTTCGCATCCTCAACACGGCCTTCGACCATTTGTCCGGCAACCGCCTCGATTTCTACCCGGCGGTGCTTCGCGTCGCAATCGAGCGCTGGAACGAGCCGATCTACGCGTCTGTGAACAATGGAGTCTACCGAGCCGGGTTTGCCAAGACACAGGCCGCCTATGATGAGGCTGTCGCGGCCCTCTTCGGCATGCTCGACGCGCTCGACCGGCATCTTGAGGGGAACCGATACCTTGCCGGGGAATATCTGACCGAGGCGGATATCCGCCTGTTCGTAACGCTCGTCCGCTTCGACGTCGCCTATCATGGCGCCTTCAAATGCAATGTTCGCAGGATCGAGGATTATCCGAGCCTGTCAAACTACCTGCGCGAGCTCTACCAGTGGCCGGGCATCCGCGAAACCGTCCGGGTCGACGACATCAAGCGCGGATATTATGGCCTGCGGCACATTAACCCCACCGGCATCGTGCCGGCAGGCCCGGCGACCGACTTCGATCGCCCGCATGACCGATCCCGTCTTGCGGGTCTCGGAGTTTTCGGCGCCTAA
- a CDS encoding SAM-dependent methyltransferase — protein MNAALLKLLRRLVQKGTLTVIFSSGNKVVLGDGTGKPATMHITDAEAERAILYDPGLKFGEMYMDGRVVIEEGDIFDVLSIIKSNGLENAATFANSFVALWHVLRQQLKSRLPVNRNRYNVAHHYDLDGKLFNLFLDEDWQYSCAYFHPPGISLDEAQRAKKRHIAAKLLLEPGQQVLEVGSGWGGLAMYLAEATGVEVTGITLSEEQLRVSRERAARRGLSDRVRFELQDYRTLQGRQFDRIVSVGMFEHVGIGNYGNFFRKIKELLRPDGVMLLHSIGQVYKPWATNPWIEKYIFPGGYIPALSEVLPPVESTRLLVKDIEILPLHYAWTLRAWRERFVARREEAVKLYDERFFRMWEFYLAASETAFLHDKHFVFQLQLSPSLETVPVSRDYIEAKERELLEFEKTRSRLELVAV, from the coding sequence ATGAATGCAGCATTGTTGAAGTTGCTTCGCCGTCTTGTCCAGAAGGGAACTCTGACGGTCATTTTTTCATCGGGAAATAAAGTTGTTTTGGGTGATGGCACGGGGAAGCCCGCGACCATGCACATAACGGATGCAGAGGCCGAAAGGGCCATACTCTACGACCCCGGCCTGAAATTCGGCGAAATGTACATGGACGGCCGCGTGGTGATCGAAGAGGGGGATATTTTCGACGTCTTGTCCATCATCAAGAGCAATGGTCTGGAAAACGCGGCAACCTTCGCCAACTCCTTCGTCGCTCTTTGGCATGTCCTGCGCCAGCAGTTGAAGAGTCGCCTGCCGGTCAACCGCAACCGCTACAATGTCGCGCATCACTACGATCTCGACGGCAAGCTCTTCAACCTCTTCCTCGACGAGGACTGGCAATATTCCTGCGCCTATTTCCACCCGCCGGGCATCTCGCTCGATGAGGCGCAGCGCGCCAAGAAGCGCCATATAGCGGCGAAGCTGCTGCTCGAACCCGGCCAGCAGGTGCTGGAAGTCGGTTCCGGTTGGGGAGGCTTGGCCATGTACCTTGCCGAAGCGACGGGCGTCGAGGTCACCGGCATCACCTTGAGCGAGGAGCAACTGAGGGTCTCGCGTGAACGCGCCGCCAGACGCGGCCTGTCCGATCGTGTCCGGTTCGAATTGCAGGATTATCGCACCCTGCAGGGGCGGCAGTTCGACCGGATCGTCTCGGTCGGCATGTTTGAGCATGTGGGCATCGGCAACTACGGCAATTTCTTCCGCAAGATCAAGGAATTGCTGAGACCCGACGGCGTCATGCTGCTCCATTCGATCGGCCAGGTCTACAAGCCCTGGGCGACCAATCCGTGGATCGAGAAGTATATCTTTCCGGGCGGCTACATACCGGCGCTTTCGGAGGTCTTGCCGCCGGTCGAGAGCACGCGCCTGCTCGTCAAGGACATCGAGATCCTGCCCTTGCACTATGCCTGGACGCTGAGGGCCTGGCGCGAGCGGTTCGTCGCCCGGCGCGAGGAAGCGGTGAAGCTCTACGACGAGCGCTTCTTCCGGATGTGGGAATTCTATCTCGCCGCTTCCGAGACGGCCTTCCTGCACGACAAGCACTTCGTCTTCCAGCTCCAGCTTTCGCCATCGCTGGAGACGGTGCCGGTCTCCCGCGACTATATTGAAGCGAAGGAGCGCGAATTGCTGGAATTCGAGAAGACCCGCTCGCGGCTGGAGTTGGTGGCGGTTTAG
- a CDS encoding IS110 family transposase yields the protein MTDQKQFYAGVDWASESHHVFLTDGDGRKIGERVFRHGGEGLAELAAWLTATSGATEAGQIQVAIEVPHGPVVETLIERGCQVHAINPKQMDRFRDRFTLAGAKDDSRDAEVMASALRTDRRCFRLLAAADPVVIELREWSRMAEDLGAERNRLTNRMREQLWRYFPALLELENDLGAEWLLDLWEAGPTPAKAARIRAATIAKLLKRNRIRRVDATHVLAVLRTPPVKVAAGTTEAASAHIATLIARIRLVNRQLKQAHQRLDTLTARLVPTEATEPGQRKQHDVEILASLPGVGRIVLATLLAEAFDALQRRDHAALRSLTGVAPVTKRSGKSCIVIRRQACHDRLANAMYHWARVAIQHDSRSRLKYAALRSRGHSHGRALRSVADRLLNVACAMLKTGTTFNPSLAEQKLSC from the coding sequence ATGACCGATCAGAAACAATTCTATGCCGGCGTCGACTGGGCGTCGGAGAGCCATCATGTGTTCCTCACGGATGGTGATGGCCGGAAAATCGGCGAAAGGGTCTTCAGGCACGGCGGCGAAGGGCTCGCCGAACTGGCGGCCTGGCTGACGGCAACCAGCGGTGCAACCGAGGCCGGGCAAATCCAGGTCGCGATCGAGGTGCCGCACGGGCCCGTGGTCGAGACGCTGATCGAGCGCGGCTGCCAGGTGCATGCCATCAACCCGAAACAAATGGATCGCTTTCGCGACCGGTTCACCCTGGCCGGCGCCAAGGACGACAGCCGCGATGCCGAAGTGATGGCCTCGGCCTTGCGCACCGATCGCCGGTGCTTCCGGCTGCTCGCCGCCGCCGATCCTGTCGTCATCGAATTGCGCGAATGGTCGCGCATGGCCGAGGACCTCGGCGCCGAGCGCAACCGGTTGACCAACCGCATGCGCGAGCAGCTCTGGCGCTACTTTCCTGCGCTGCTCGAGCTCGAAAACGACCTCGGGGCCGAGTGGCTGCTCGATCTCTGGGAAGCCGGGCCGACGCCGGCCAAAGCCGCGCGGATCCGCGCGGCGACGATCGCCAAGCTTCTCAAACGCAACCGCATCCGCCGCGTCGACGCCACCCATGTGCTCGCCGTGCTGCGCACGCCGCCCGTCAAGGTCGCCGCCGGGACGACCGAAGCCGCCAGCGCCCACATTGCCACGCTCATTGCCCGCATTCGCCTCGTGAACCGGCAGCTCAAGCAAGCGCATCAGCGGCTCGATACCCTGACTGCCCGCCTTGTCCCGACCGAGGCGACCGAGCCGGGGCAGAGGAAGCAGCATGACGTGGAGATCCTCGCATCCTTGCCGGGAGTGGGAAGGATCGTCCTCGCCACGCTGCTCGCAGAAGCCTTCGATGCCCTGCAGCGACGTGACCACGCCGCCTTGCGCAGTTTGACAGGAGTCGCGCCCGTTACCAAGCGGTCCGGCAAGAGTTGCATCGTCATCAGAAGACAGGCCTGCCACGACCGGCTCGCCAACGCCATGTACCATTGGGCACGCGTCGCCATTCAGCACGACTCTCGGAGCCGTTTGAAGTACGCCGCCCTTCGAAGCCGAGGTCACAGCCACGGTCGTGCCCTGCGATCCGTCGCCGACCGCCTCCTCAACGTCGCATGCGCAATGCTGAAAACCGGCACCACCTTCAATCCTTCCTTGGCCGAGCAGAAACTCTCTTGCTAA
- a CDS encoding Tex family protein: MTAKPIAAIIASEIKASAAQVGAAVELLDAGATVPFIARYRKEVTGGLDDTQLRTLSERLTYLRELEARRASILESVRGQGKLTDELEGKIAAASTKAELEDIYLPYKPKRRTKAEIARERGLGPLAEAILADRSIAPAERATTFLSADVPDAKAALDGARDIIAEGMTENADLLGRLRNYMREAAFLKAKVVDGKQEAGAKFSDYFDHSERWATAPGHRALAMLRGWNEEILSVDIVVDQDAASGQRPVERMIAAAYEVGGHLPGDKWLLDVIGWTWRVKLSLSLSLDLMRELRERAEEEAIRVFARNLKDLLLAAPAGSRSTMGLDPGIRTGVKVAVVDGTGKLLDTTTVYPFPPKNDIRGTQAELAALVRKYKVELIAIGNGTGSRETEKLVADMLAQLPAPKPTKVIVSEAGASVYSASETAAAEFPNLDVSLRGAVSIARRLQDPLAELVKIEPKSIGVGQYQHDVDQSHLSRSLDAVVEDAVNAVGVDLNTASAPLLARVSGLGKSSAEAIVAHRDAMGAFANRQQLLKVPRLGARTFEQCAGFLRITNGSEPLDASAVHPEAYGVAKKIVAACGRDLRALMGDSAALKALDARAFVDERFGLPTVKDILSELEKPGRDPRPSFKTATFAEGVDDIKDLKVGMQLEGTVTNVAAFGAFVDIGVHQDGLVHVSQLADRFVKDPHEVVKAGDVVRVRVTEVDVARKRIGLSMRKDGGAETAREARGASPNGGNRNSVARPQKPQAPTQGAFGAALMEAMKKK; encoded by the coding sequence ATGACCGCAAAGCCCATCGCCGCCATCATCGCAAGCGAGATCAAGGCGTCCGCCGCGCAGGTCGGCGCGGCCGTCGAGCTTCTCGACGCCGGAGCGACGGTGCCTTTCATCGCCCGCTACCGCAAGGAGGTCACCGGCGGTCTCGACGACACGCAATTGCGCACCCTCTCCGAGCGGCTCACCTATCTGCGCGAGCTCGAAGCGCGCCGGGCCTCCATTCTCGAGTCGGTTCGCGGCCAGGGCAAGCTCACCGATGAACTGGAAGGCAAGATTGCCGCCGCCTCCACCAAGGCGGAGCTCGAGGACATCTATCTGCCTTACAAGCCGAAGCGGCGGACCAAGGCGGAGATTGCCCGGGAGCGGGGACTCGGGCCGCTCGCCGAGGCGATCCTCGCCGATCGCTCGATCGCGCCGGCCGAACGGGCGACAACCTTCCTCTCCGCCGACGTGCCGGACGCAAAGGCAGCACTCGACGGCGCCCGCGACATCATCGCCGAAGGCATGACCGAGAACGCCGATCTCCTGGGCCGACTGCGAAACTACATGCGGGAGGCGGCGTTCCTGAAAGCCAAGGTCGTCGACGGCAAGCAGGAAGCGGGAGCGAAGTTCTCGGATTATTTCGATCACTCGGAGCGCTGGGCGACGGCACCGGGCCACCGTGCGCTGGCGATGCTGCGCGGCTGGAACGAAGAGATCCTGTCGGTCGATATCGTCGTCGACCAGGATGCGGCATCTGGGCAAAGGCCGGTCGAGCGCATGATCGCCGCAGCATACGAAGTCGGCGGGCATCTGCCCGGGGACAAGTGGCTGCTCGACGTGATCGGCTGGACCTGGCGCGTCAAGCTTTCGCTGTCCCTCTCGCTCGATCTGATGCGCGAATTGCGCGAACGGGCCGAGGAGGAAGCGATCCGCGTCTTCGCGCGCAACCTCAAGGACCTGCTGCTTGCGGCTCCGGCCGGCTCGCGTTCGACCATGGGTCTCGATCCCGGCATCCGAACCGGCGTCAAGGTCGCGGTGGTCGACGGCACCGGCAAGCTGCTCGACACGACGACGGTTTATCCGTTCCCTCCGAAGAACGACATTCGCGGCACACAGGCGGAACTTGCGGCTCTGGTCCGCAAGTACAAGGTCGAACTGATCGCCATCGGCAACGGCACCGGCAGCCGCGAAACCGAGAAGCTCGTCGCCGATATGCTGGCGCAGCTGCCGGCGCCGAAGCCCACCAAGGTGATCGTTTCCGAGGCGGGTGCCTCCGTCTATTCCGCTTCGGAAACGGCGGCTGCGGAATTTCCAAATCTCGATGTTTCGCTGCGCGGTGCCGTGTCCATCGCCCGCCGCCTGCAGGACCCGCTTGCCGAACTCGTCAAGATCGAACCGAAGTCGATCGGCGTCGGCCAGTACCAGCACGATGTCGACCAGTCGCATCTCAGCCGCTCTCTGGATGCCGTTGTCGAGGATGCGGTGAACGCTGTCGGCGTCGATCTCAACACCGCATCGGCGCCGCTGCTGGCGCGTGTGTCCGGTTTGGGCAAGTCGTCGGCGGAAGCGATCGTGGCGCACCGCGACGCAATGGGCGCCTTTGCAAATCGGCAGCAGCTCCTCAAGGTGCCGCGGCTTGGCGCCCGCACCTTCGAGCAATGCGCCGGCTTCCTGCGGATTACCAATGGTTCAGAGCCGCTTGACGCCTCGGCCGTGCATCCGGAGGCCTATGGCGTGGCCAAGAAGATCGTCGCCGCCTGCGGCCGGGATCTGCGCGCGCTGATGGGAGACAGTGCCGCCCTGAAGGCGCTCGATGCGCGCGCCTTCGTCGACGAACGCTTCGGTCTGCCGACGGTCAAGGACATTCTTTCGGAACTGGAAAAGCCGGGCCGCGATCCACGCCCGAGCTTCAAGACGGCGACTTTCGCGGAGGGGGTCGACGACATCAAGGACCTGAAGGTCGGCATGCAGCTTGAAGGGACGGTGACCAATGTGGCGGCCTTCGGCGCCTTCGTCGATATCGGCGTCCACCAGGACGGGCTGGTACACGTCTCCCAGCTCGCCGATCGTTTCGTCAAGGACCCGCATGAGGTCGTCAAGGCAGGCGACGTGGTGCGGGTTCGCGTCACCGAGGTCGACGTGGCGCGCAAACGCATCGGGCTCAGCATGCGCAAAGATGGCGGAGCGGAAACCGCGCGGGAGGCGAGGGGAGCGTCGCCGAACGGCGGCAATCGCAATTCGGTCGCGCGCCCGCAGAAGCCGCAGGCGCCGACCCAGGGTGCGTTCGGTGCGGCGCTGATGGAGGCGATGAAGAAAAAATAA